From the Manihot esculenta cultivar AM560-2 chromosome 14, M.esculenta_v8, whole genome shotgun sequence genome, the window CCAATCGAAActgtttaaaaattaatttaaaaatatagattaattaatacatttattcAAGTATTTAGACTTGCCTTCACTATGCATTTGGCATTGTCTATTATGCACCTCACTCTGCTTTCAGCCAACATAATTGCCTTGTTTGATGCTATCTCTATGATTtctttctctcccattttcgcAACAATATTAGGATGAAATCCAGCAAAAGCTTCTCTGTGGATTTATATCATAATAATCAGCAAACCAAAACAAATCATTTatatcctctaattaatttattaattaaggaggtccaaagaaataaaaatacctgaaaagttcttttcttttaataatttcaGTCCAATTGTAGTCCATCAACATCCCAGACATGGCAAGCAGCTCGAACAATTGGCTGTTTTTGCAATTattagattaaaatatataatttcttaCGAAAAGTTGGTATACCACTCCATAATTATTAGTAGGTAAAAcccatttattattaattagataTAATACACATCTAATCACTTACTTATCATCGTAGACTGGAACTCCCCAGCTTTCATCGTGAAAGGTGACGTATACTTCATCTGTAATAACATCAAACAAAATGAATTTCCAACTATTCAGTattacaaattattaaaaaaaaaaaagatgtaaATGCTGGTCTTTATCCATAGATAATTAGCTAAGATGGTTTTAAAGATTGATTCAAAGTTTGAATCTTAATTGGAAGAAGAGAAGTGAAGGAGATGTCAAAGTTTGAATCTTAATTAATCTGTTAATTTGCTCATGATCATTATACATTTTCTAGCTTTCTCCCACTTTCTAgagttgaatatatatatatgtgtgtgtgccATGCATGACAATGAGAAAAAGAAGATACCACTATTCTTTGTAACCCAGTTGCATCTCTTCAACTCTCCACCAGTAGACTCCTGATTACTTTGCTGCTGCGGCTGCTGTTGGACATTCTTCGAGACTGCCGGAGCTTCTCTTCTTTCCAGTGGTGTGATTAAGCGAAGAGCCAGCGATATCTTCTGTTCAAGTGGAGTTGAATAATCTGTAAGAGAAGAGTCATTTGAGTTCTGCGACAAAGATAAGGACACCGACGATAAGGATAATGAAGAATTGCTCCTATGTAACCCAATCGGGTACACT encodes:
- the LOC110600279 gene encoding DNA-3-methyladenine glycosylase; the protein is MARAAVARKQVLEKNSIFVRDKERPCSNGFFSKHLKKVYPIGLHRSNSSLSLSSVSLSLSQNSNDSSLTDYSTPLEQKISLALRLITPLERREAPAVSKNVQQQPQQQSNQESTGGELKRCNWVTKNSDEVYVTFHDESWGVPVYDDNQLFELLAMSGMLMDYNWTEIIKRKELFREAFAGFHPNIVAKMGEKEIIEIASNKAIMLAESRVRCIIDNAKCIVKIEREFGSFSSYMWGYVNFKPVINRYKYPRNVPLRTPKAEAISRDLLKRGFRFVGPVIVYSFMQVAGLTIDHMVDCFRYGECVSLAERPWRHI